One Epidermidibacterium keratini DNA segment encodes these proteins:
- the hisC gene encoding histidinol-phosphate transaminase — MSVHPREQISSLPAYRPGKSAPIKLASNENPNAPLPSVIEAIAIAAGGINRYPDNGASALVDALCAKYDVKPEQVAYGCGSVTVCEQIIQGYAGDGDNVVHAWRSFEAYPLITEIVGVGAHRIPLREHTHDLDAMLAAIDDRTRVVIVCNPNNPTGTAVGEEELTAFLDAVPSHVLVVLDEAYTEYVADGSVPDGVRLMRGRPNVCVLRTFSKAYGLAGLRVGYLIAEDPAVAEVVRKTMMPFSVSSIAQAAAVASLEADAELRERVTETVAERDRVSTALRELGHEIPDSHANFVWLPLGEQTDEVAARLAASGIMGRPFSGEGMRVTIGSREENDALIAALTP, encoded by the coding sequence GTGAGCGTCCACCCTCGTGAGCAGATCAGCTCGCTTCCGGCGTACCGGCCGGGAAAGTCGGCCCCGATCAAGCTGGCCTCCAACGAAAACCCGAACGCGCCGCTGCCGAGTGTCATCGAGGCGATCGCGATCGCCGCCGGCGGGATCAACCGCTACCCCGACAACGGCGCGAGCGCGCTCGTCGACGCGCTCTGCGCGAAGTACGACGTCAAGCCCGAGCAGGTCGCCTACGGCTGCGGCTCGGTGACCGTGTGCGAGCAGATCATCCAGGGGTACGCCGGCGACGGCGACAACGTCGTGCACGCCTGGCGCTCGTTCGAGGCCTACCCGCTGATCACCGAGATCGTCGGCGTCGGCGCTCATCGAATCCCGCTGCGCGAGCACACCCACGATCTCGACGCGATGCTTGCCGCGATCGACGACCGGACTCGCGTGGTCATCGTCTGTAACCCCAACAACCCGACGGGCACCGCGGTCGGTGAAGAAGAGCTGACCGCGTTCCTCGACGCCGTGCCGTCGCATGTGCTCGTCGTACTCGACGAGGCCTACACCGAGTACGTAGCCGACGGCTCGGTGCCCGACGGCGTGCGCCTGATGCGCGGGCGGCCCAACGTGTGCGTGCTGCGGACCTTCTCGAAGGCCTATGGCCTAGCGGGGCTGCGCGTCGGCTACCTGATCGCCGAAGACCCTGCGGTTGCTGAGGTCGTGCGCAAGACGATGATGCCGTTTAGCGTCTCGAGCATCGCCCAGGCCGCGGCCGTTGCCTCGCTCGAGGCCGACGCCGAGCTGCGCGAGCGGGTCACCGAGACGGTTGCCGAGCGTGATCGGGTGAGTACGGCGCTGCGCGAACTCGGCCACGAAATCCCTGACAGCCATGCAAACTTCGTGTGGCTGCCCCTCGGCGAGCAGACCGACGAGGTCGCCGCTCGTCTTGCTGCGTCGGGCATCATGGGCCGGCCGTTCAGCGGTGAGGGGATGCGGGTGACCATCGGCTCGCGCGAGGAAAACGACGCGCTGATCGCGGCTCTGACCCCGTGA
- the trpS gene encoding tryptophan--tRNA ligase: MTSRQRVFSGIQPTADSFHLGNYFGALKHWVSLQDTHDCVFSVVDLHAITVEAQQNPKQLRRRSLLSYAQLIAMGIDPQKSVLVMQSHVPEHTQLAWVLQCITGYGEASRMTQFKDKSGKEGSDHTSVGLFTYPMLMAADILIYRTHAVPVGEDQRQHLELSRNLAQRFNSRFKKTFVMPEPLINPATAKFVDLQNPTGKMSKSATTEGGMINVLDDPKVITKRIKSAVTDNEGVVRFDRDNQPGVANLLSILGAATGREARELAGEYDGKGYGVLKADVADAVVAEFEPVAQRTAELMDDQAELERIMADGAQRAREIAGPILRQAYDAVGFAPLV; the protein is encoded by the coding sequence GTGACCAGCCGCCAGCGCGTGTTTTCCGGTATCCAGCCGACCGCCGACTCGTTCCATCTCGGCAACTACTTCGGCGCGCTGAAGCACTGGGTTTCGCTGCAGGACACCCACGACTGCGTCTTTTCGGTCGTCGACCTGCACGCGATCACCGTCGAAGCGCAGCAGAATCCAAAGCAGCTACGCCGGCGTTCGCTTCTTAGCTATGCCCAGCTCATCGCGATGGGCATCGACCCGCAGAAGTCGGTGCTCGTGATGCAGTCGCACGTGCCAGAACACACGCAGCTCGCGTGGGTGCTGCAGTGCATCACCGGGTACGGCGAGGCATCGCGCATGACGCAGTTCAAGGACAAGTCGGGCAAGGAGGGGAGCGACCACACGTCGGTGGGACTGTTTACCTACCCGATGCTGATGGCCGCCGACATCCTCATCTACCGCACGCATGCCGTGCCCGTCGGTGAAGATCAGCGCCAGCATCTCGAGCTGAGCCGCAACCTCGCGCAGCGCTTCAACAGCCGCTTCAAGAAGACGTTTGTCATGCCCGAGCCGCTGATCAACCCGGCGACCGCGAAGTTCGTCGACCTGCAAAACCCGACCGGCAAGATGAGCAAGTCGGCGACCACCGAGGGCGGCATGATCAACGTGCTCGATGACCCCAAGGTGATCACCAAGCGCATCAAGTCGGCGGTGACCGACAACGAGGGCGTCGTACGGTTCGACCGCGACAACCAGCCGGGAGTTGCCAACCTGCTGTCGATCCTCGGTGCGGCGACTGGCCGTGAAGCGCGCGAGCTGGCCGGGGAGTACGACGGCAAGGGGTACGGCGTACTCAAGGCCGATGTCGCCGATGCGGTAGTCGCCGAGTTTGAGCCGGTGGCCCAGCGGACCGCCGAGCTGATGGACGACCAGGCCGAGCTGGAGCGGATCATGGCCGACGGCGCTCAGCGCGCCCGGGAGATTGCCGGCCCCATCCTGCGCCAAGCCTACGACGCCGTCGGCTTCGCACCCCTCGTCTAG
- a CDS encoding D-alanyl-D-alanine carboxypeptidase family protein: MRVRRGGFSGAHKIFPLIATVVLATAACTQGAAGRSVSTTSAPPVASGSASSSSSSQPPPSIDYAAPTPTAPDPSGPQQGQAPDGSTVGGPGLDTRDTALADGVPTLPAGIDAKGFVVADVTSGQVLAARDPHGRYLPASTLKTLMLLALYPKLDPAQVLVASFEDATVEGSRVGIVENGQYPISELWTALMLQSGNDAANMLMNAFGGREATAAAMNEYAAGLQAYDTLAGNPSGLDVAGQSSSPYDLALFMRQIIADPALRAIVSQPLGALSAQPPKYPAPLQFGNQNHLVGQYPGAIGAKNGFTDAARHTYVAAAEQGGRTLVVSLMQAEMQPTPSYLQAQSLLSWGFATAPDAAGLGVLIAPDTPTPTASAASPIAGNAAAASASGSDSGSASSAAAGDGSSSPNAQAGNQPVAAQHDRVESWPLLPILGVLLVIAIWIAAPRGPRRRG; encoded by the coding sequence ATGCGTGTGCGTCGTGGGGGTTTCAGTGGCGCGCACAAGATTTTTCCGCTGATCGCCACCGTCGTACTCGCCACCGCTGCGTGCACGCAAGGCGCCGCCGGCCGGTCGGTCAGCACCACGTCGGCTCCCCCGGTGGCCTCGGGTTCGGCCTCGTCATCGTCGTCATCGCAGCCGCCGCCCTCGATCGACTACGCCGCGCCGACGCCCACCGCTCCGGATCCTTCCGGCCCTCAGCAAGGGCAGGCTCCGGATGGCAGCACCGTCGGCGGGCCCGGCCTCGACACACGCGACACCGCGCTCGCTGACGGCGTACCCACGCTGCCCGCCGGAATCGACGCCAAGGGGTTCGTCGTCGCCGACGTCACCTCCGGGCAGGTTCTCGCGGCGCGCGACCCGCACGGGCGCTACCTTCCCGCCTCGACGCTCAAGACGCTCATGCTGCTCGCGCTCTATCCCAAGCTCGACCCGGCGCAGGTGCTCGTGGCGTCGTTCGAGGACGCGACGGTCGAAGGCAGCCGCGTCGGGATCGTCGAAAACGGGCAGTACCCCATCTCCGAGCTGTGGACCGCGCTGATGCTGCAGTCCGGCAACGACGCGGCCAACATGCTGATGAACGCCTTTGGTGGGCGTGAGGCGACCGCCGCTGCGATGAACGAGTACGCCGCGGGCCTGCAGGCCTACGACACGCTCGCCGGAAACCCGTCCGGGCTCGACGTCGCGGGCCAGAGCTCCTCGCCGTACGACCTCGCTTTGTTTATGCGCCAGATCATCGCCGACCCGGCGCTGCGGGCGATCGTCAGCCAGCCGCTGGGTGCGCTGTCGGCGCAGCCGCCGAAGTACCCCGCTCCCCTGCAGTTCGGCAACCAGAACCATCTCGTCGGGCAGTACCCAGGCGCGATCGGCGCCAAGAACGGGTTCACCGACGCCGCGCGGCACACCTACGTCGCGGCCGCCGAGCAGGGCGGGCGCACGCTCGTGGTGAGCCTGATGCAGGCCGAGATGCAGCCGACTCCGTCGTACCTGCAGGCCCAGTCGCTGCTGAGCTGGGGCTTCGCGACGGCGCCAGATGCGGCGGGGCTCGGCGTACTCATCGCTCCGGACACACCCACTCCGACCGCCTCAGCCGCATCGCCGATCGCCGGGAATGCCGCTGCGGCGTCGGCCTCTGGCTCGGACTCGGGCTCCGCGTCGAGCGCTGCGGCGGGTGACGGTTCATCGTCACCGAACGCGCAGGCCGGCAACCAGCCGGTCGCGGCCCAGCACGACCGCGTCGAGTCCTGGCCGCTACTGCCGATCCTCGGCGTACTGCTCGTGATTGCCATCTGGATCGCGGCGCCTCGCGGCCCGCGCCGCCGCGGCTAA
- a CDS encoding arsenate reductase/protein-tyrosine-phosphatase family protein — translation MSLTANLKPFRVLCVCTANVCRSPAAQTLLQRSFDDAGIDAVVTSAGVRAADGIPMDEAMTDALRAAGHEPSEIVSRALTPVMVDEADLVLTATVEHRSAVLSRSPRALRKAFTLKEFAAAPIHAPVSNPGEAVATAAAARGAVELRDRDIEDPHGLAYAAYQRTVRELESATEAIAHRLAGNHTP, via the coding sequence GTGAGCCTGACCGCCAACCTCAAGCCCTTCCGTGTGCTGTGCGTATGCACGGCCAACGTGTGCCGCTCGCCAGCCGCTCAGACGCTGCTGCAGCGATCCTTCGACGACGCAGGAATCGACGCGGTGGTGACGTCGGCGGGGGTGCGGGCGGCCGACGGGATCCCGATGGACGAGGCGATGACGGATGCCTTGCGCGCCGCCGGGCACGAACCAAGCGAGATCGTCAGCAGAGCGCTCACTCCGGTGATGGTCGATGAGGCAGATCTCGTGCTGACGGCGACAGTCGAGCACCGCAGCGCTGTGTTGTCTCGATCCCCGCGAGCGCTGCGCAAGGCATTCACGCTGAAGGAGTTTGCCGCGGCGCCGATCCACGCGCCCGTCTCCAACCCGGGCGAGGCCGTGGCGACAGCGGCCGCGGCGCGCGGGGCGGTCGAGCTTCGCGATCGCGATATCGAGGATCCTCATGGGCTCGCGTACGCCGCCTACCAGCGGACCGTTCGCGAGCTCGAGTCGGCGACCGAGGCGATCGCTCACCGACTAGCCGGCAATCACACGCCGTAG
- a CDS encoding dihydrofolate reductase family protein, which produces MGRLHYLMNVSLDGYVSDPDGNFDWSEPDRELHRHFNELQRGIAVDVYGRRMWETMSYWADPPPEALADPVTADFADAWQATHSVVVSRTLESVDGATLWRDLSQLDDLVQQTDGVVSISGPTIAADALRAGLVDEVTAYAAPHIAGEGLRFLPEGYAAKLRLRETKELPGEVVLLGYDVVTR; this is translated from the coding sequence ATGGGGCGGCTGCACTATCTGATGAACGTCTCGCTGGATGGCTACGTGAGCGATCCCGACGGCAACTTCGACTGGAGCGAACCCGACCGCGAGCTGCACCGGCACTTCAACGAACTGCAGCGCGGCATCGCCGTCGACGTCTACGGGCGTCGCATGTGGGAGACGATGAGCTACTGGGCAGACCCGCCACCGGAAGCGCTCGCCGACCCGGTGACGGCCGACTTCGCCGATGCGTGGCAGGCCACCCACTCGGTCGTGGTCTCCCGAACTCTCGAGTCGGTTGACGGCGCAACCCTGTGGCGCGACCTCAGCCAGCTGGACGATCTCGTGCAGCAGACCGACGGCGTTGTGTCGATCAGCGGACCAACGATCGCTGCGGACGCGCTGCGCGCTGGGCTCGTCGACGAGGTGACGGCGTACGCCGCACCTCACATCGCTGGGGAAGGGCTGCGGTTCTTGCCGGAGGGGTACGCCGCCAAGCTGCGGCTGCGCGAGACGAAAGAGCTGCCCGGCGAAGTGGTGCTGCTGGGCTACGACGTGGTCACGCGCTGA
- a CDS encoding citrate synthase, whose amino-acid sequence MANDQTDYSLKYPDGELELGTIPATEGSDGLDVSKLLATTGRVGLDIGFVNTASCESAITFIDGDEGILRYRGYPIDQLAEKSTFLETSYLLIYGELPTKEQLEEFTDNVTRHTMLHEEMKRFFAGFPREAHPMAVLSSGVSALSTFYQDSLDPFDEEQVHISTIRLLAKLPTIASYAHKTAIGQPMLYPDNDLGYVENFLRMTFGVPAEKYEVDPVVAKALDRLFILHADHEQNCSTSTVRLVGSSQANMFASISAGVNALFGPLHGGANQAVLEMLEDIQAEGTDPKKYMEKVKNKEDGVKLMGFGHRVYKNYDPRAAIVKKDVRAVLETMNKPDPLLDLAMGLEDIALKDDYFVERKLYPNVDFYTGLIYKAMGFPTEMFTVLFAIGRLPGWIAQWREMINDPKTKIGRPRQVYTGETERAYPSK is encoded by the coding sequence ATGGCTAACGACCAGACTGACTACTCGCTCAAGTACCCCGATGGCGAGTTGGAGCTCGGCACCATTCCCGCCACCGAGGGCTCCGACGGTCTCGACGTCTCCAAGCTGCTGGCCACGACCGGTCGGGTCGGGCTCGACATCGGCTTTGTGAACACCGCCTCGTGCGAGTCGGCCATCACCTTCATCGATGGCGACGAGGGCATCCTGCGCTACCGCGGATACCCGATCGACCAGCTGGCCGAGAAGTCGACCTTCCTGGAGACCTCGTACCTGCTCATCTACGGCGAGCTGCCCACCAAGGAGCAGCTGGAGGAGTTCACCGACAACGTCACGCGGCACACCATGCTGCACGAGGAGATGAAGCGCTTCTTCGCGGGCTTCCCGCGTGAGGCCCACCCGATGGCGGTGCTGTCCTCGGGCGTCTCGGCGCTGTCGACCTTCTACCAGGACAGCCTGGACCCGTTCGACGAGGAGCAGGTCCACATCTCGACGATCCGCCTGCTGGCCAAGCTCCCGACGATCGCGTCGTACGCCCATAAGACGGCGATCGGCCAGCCGATGCTCTACCCGGACAACGACCTCGGGTACGTCGAGAACTTCCTCCGGATGACCTTCGGCGTACCGGCCGAGAAGTACGAAGTCGACCCGGTCGTCGCCAAGGCGCTGGACCGGCTGTTCATCCTGCACGCCGACCACGAGCAGAACTGCTCGACCTCGACCGTGCGCCTCGTGGGCTCGTCGCAGGCCAACATGTTTGCCTCGATCTCGGCCGGCGTCAACGCGCTCTTCGGCCCGCTGCACGGCGGCGCCAACCAGGCCGTGCTGGAGATGCTGGAGGACATCCAGGCCGAGGGCACGGACCCCAAGAAGTACATGGAGAAGGTCAAGAACAAGGAAGACGGCGTGAAGCTCATGGGCTTCGGGCACCGGGTCTACAAGAACTACGACCCGCGCGCCGCGATCGTCAAGAAGGACGTGCGCGCCGTACTCGAGACCATGAACAAGCCCGATCCGCTGCTGGATCTGGCCATGGGCCTGGAAGACATCGCGCTGAAGGACGACTACTTCGTCGAGCGCAAGCTCTACCCGAACGTCGACTTCTACACCGGCTTGATCTACAAGGCGATGGGCTTCCCGACCGAGATGTTCACGGTCTTGTTTGCCATCGGCCGGCTGCCGGGCTGGATCGCTCAGTGGCGCGAGATGATCAACGACCCGAAGACCAAGATCGGCCGTCCGCGCCAGGTCTACACCGGCGAAACCGAGCGCGCCTACCCCAGCAAGTAA
- a CDS encoding winged helix-turn-helix transcriptional regulator, giving the protein MRDEPRSGCPINAGVEMLGDPWSLIVLRDVMFGDRRYFRELLTNSEEGIASNILASRLKSLVGAGLLTREDAGRGHKARYSLTEAGIQTLPVLVALGTWGRTHCKTSRALTVRQELLEQGGPQMVADLQDELRAHHLGVTTAERPGPSPTERLHAAYQTAIVGDPL; this is encoded by the coding sequence GTGCGTGACGAGCCGCGGTCGGGGTGCCCGATCAACGCCGGAGTGGAGATGCTCGGCGACCCGTGGAGCCTGATCGTGCTGCGCGACGTGATGTTTGGCGATCGCCGCTACTTCCGCGAGCTGCTGACCAACTCCGAGGAAGGCATCGCCTCCAACATCCTCGCCTCGCGCCTCAAGTCACTCGTCGGGGCCGGCCTGCTCACCCGCGAGGACGCCGGACGCGGCCATAAGGCCCGCTACAGCCTCACCGAGGCTGGCATCCAGACCCTGCCGGTGCTGGTCGCCCTCGGCACCTGGGGTCGCACGCATTGCAAGACCAGCCGCGCCCTGACCGTCCGCCAGGAGCTGCTCGAGCAGGGCGGCCCGCAGATGGTCGCCGACCTCCAAGACGAGCTGCGCGCCCACCATCTCGGCGTCACGACTGCCGAACGACCGGGTCCGAGCCCGACCGAACGCCTGCACGCGGCCTACCAGACAGCCATCGTCGGCGACCCGCTATAG
- a CDS encoding LCP family protein, whose protein sequence is MAKHNRDDDDSLSFDEIAGPAADDSSVSDEVAGSTPAKRRGFFARHKVFTVFLVLIGLIVGSVVGFGLYLNGKLSDVATYTSSLKDEERVEKYTAPNATGPAPINILLLGADKTSGKSVSELIAAGQWDVGSMRSDTIMLVHIPSDRSQIQLVSFPRDSWVPVPGQGTTKINAAFSYGGPDLAIQTVEQLTQVYIDHLMIVDWDGFKGITDALGGVTLYVPGQGSVKMNGDEALDYVRERKDLPGGDFDRIKRQQNFLRQIMKQTVDSVSFTNIGMMLDLLSVITQNVTVDAGMTPEVMRSMAWDLRGVKSSNVTFMTVPTTGTGTEGDQSVVYIDDAKAQGLYQALREDTMTQYLSSTDADTLGDETSIN, encoded by the coding sequence ATGGCCAAGCACAACCGCGACGATGACGACTCGCTGTCGTTCGATGAGATCGCTGGGCCCGCTGCCGACGACTCCTCCGTTTCCGACGAGGTCGCGGGCAGTACGCCGGCCAAGCGGCGGGGGTTCTTCGCTCGCCACAAGGTGTTCACCGTCTTCCTGGTGCTTATCGGGCTGATCGTGGGCTCGGTCGTCGGATTCGGGCTCTATCTCAACGGCAAGCTGAGCGACGTGGCGACGTACACCAGCTCGCTGAAGGACGAGGAGCGCGTCGAGAAGTACACCGCGCCCAATGCCACCGGCCCCGCGCCGATCAACATCCTGCTGCTCGGCGCCGACAAGACCAGCGGCAAGTCCGTCTCCGAGCTCATCGCCGCGGGTCAGTGGGACGTCGGCTCGATGCGCAGCGACACGATCATGCTGGTGCACATCCCCTCGGACCGCTCGCAGATCCAGCTCGTGTCGTTCCCGCGCGACTCGTGGGTGCCGGTGCCGGGGCAGGGTACGACGAAGATCAACGCCGCCTTCTCCTACGGCGGGCCTGACCTGGCGATTCAGACCGTCGAACAGCTCACCCAGGTCTACATCGACCACCTGATGATCGTCGACTGGGACGGCTTCAAGGGCATCACCGACGCCCTCGGCGGCGTCACGCTCTACGTGCCCGGGCAGGGCAGCGTGAAGATGAACGGCGACGAGGCCCTCGACTACGTCCGCGAGCGCAAAGACCTGCCCGGCGGCGACTTCGACCGCATCAAGCGCCAGCAAAACTTCCTGCGCCAGATCATGAAGCAGACCGTCGACAGCGTCTCCTTCACCAACATCGGCATGATGCTCGACCTGCTGTCGGTCATCACCCAAAACGTCACCGTCGACGCCGGCATGACCCCCGAGGTCATGCGCAGCATGGCGTGGGACCTGCGCGGCGTGAAGTCCAGCAACGTCACGTTCATGACCGTCCCGACTACTGGCACCGGCACGGAAGGCGACCAGTCGGTCGTCTACATCGACGACGCTAAGGCGCAGGGGCTCTACCAGGCGCTGCGCGAGGACACGATGACGCAGTACCTCAGCTCCACCGACGCCGACACCCTGGGCGACGAGACCTCGATCAACTAA
- a CDS encoding alpha/beta fold hydrolase, with translation MSQSTVTGGDGAAINIVTEGPEDGPLILAIHGIGQSRLAWRPLLDAAADRGWRVTAMDLRGHGESDKPRNAYDDSQLWADDVAGVLEAMGTSLSRKAVVIAWSYGGAVLTDYLAAHGGDLVSGIVTVGATDKLGAPVGDYVQPQFGALGKAIMTDDTGEVAEQLLDMCAAKPLDSDFRTALLEESKKCPAHVRNSMFRRTLDNDAALAAFYGPVLVTHGTEDQMFTIALGEHLAQTAKTGTLKKYDGAGHMTLWDDTDRFLDDVASVVDS, from the coding sequence ATGAGTCAGAGCACGGTCACCGGCGGCGACGGCGCCGCGATCAACATCGTCACCGAGGGGCCCGAAGACGGCCCGCTGATCCTGGCAATTCACGGCATCGGGCAGTCGCGCCTGGCCTGGCGACCGCTGCTGGACGCGGCCGCCGACCGCGGCTGGCGGGTGACCGCGATGGATCTGCGCGGGCACGGCGAGTCCGACAAGCCGCGCAATGCGTACGACGACTCGCAGCTGTGGGCCGACGACGTGGCCGGCGTACTCGAGGCGATGGGCACCTCGCTCTCACGCAAGGCCGTCGTCATCGCGTGGTCGTACGGCGGAGCGGTCCTCACCGACTACCTGGCGGCGCACGGCGGCGACCTGGTCTCCGGCATCGTCACCGTGGGCGCGACCGACAAGCTCGGCGCGCCGGTCGGCGACTACGTGCAGCCGCAGTTCGGCGCGCTCGGCAAGGCGATCATGACCGACGACACCGGCGAGGTCGCCGAGCAGCTGCTGGACATGTGCGCCGCCAAGCCGCTCGACTCCGACTTCCGGACGGCACTGCTTGAGGAGTCGAAGAAGTGCCCGGCGCATGTGCGCAACTCGATGTTCCGCCGCACCCTCGACAACGACGCCGCGCTCGCCGCGTTTTATGGGCCCGTGCTCGTCACGCACGGCACCGAGGACCAGATGTTCACGATCGCGCTCGGCGAGCATCTTGCCCAGACCGCCAAGACGGGCACCTTGAAAAAGTACGACGGCGCCGGGCATATGACGCTGTGGGATGACACCGATCGTTTCCTGGACGACGTCGCCTCGGTCGTCGACAGCTGA
- a CDS encoding hemolysin family protein codes for MLGDILIILAITLAASVFVAAEIALVSLRDSQVKRLAASRGKRGRTLQRLVADPNRFLASVQVGVTVLGFLSAALGAERLGGYLAPVFEDWGWPSGVAELVALIVVTLAVAYVSLVLGELTPKRLALQRSEGIAMAVAPLIDTVAKVLRPVIWLLSKSTDVVVRIVGGDPNAAKEEMTGDELRGIVASSESLSGDERQLIGDVLDAGERALRDVMLPRTQVAFLDARMTASKAIAEARTSPHSRYPVIESSPDDVIGFVHIRDLLLPAGPVDRTLTVRDLTRDVVRLPGSKKVLAAMSEMRRGGYHLAIVVDEYGGTDGIVTLEDLIEEIIGDIRDEYDADEAAPHRLAGGEFSVDGRTNLWEFTELTGIELPEGPYETVGGFMMATLGRIPRVGDEVTVDTLRHSGSLTVTELDGRRASRVLVTAVVKQDDDEIDPDTAPQAATAQEGTT; via the coding sequence GTGCTCGGCGACATCCTGATCATCCTGGCGATCACACTGGCAGCGTCGGTATTCGTCGCGGCCGAGATCGCCCTGGTGAGCCTGCGCGACTCGCAGGTCAAGCGGCTCGCGGCCTCACGCGGCAAGCGCGGGCGCACGCTGCAGCGCCTCGTCGCCGACCCCAACCGGTTCCTCGCATCGGTGCAGGTCGGCGTGACTGTGCTCGGGTTTCTGTCCGCGGCCCTCGGTGCCGAACGCCTCGGCGGCTACCTCGCGCCAGTCTTCGAAGACTGGGGCTGGCCGAGTGGCGTGGCTGAACTCGTCGCGCTGATCGTGGTCACCCTCGCGGTGGCGTACGTGTCGCTCGTGCTGGGCGAGCTCACCCCAAAACGCCTGGCATTGCAGCGATCCGAGGGCATCGCGATGGCGGTCGCCCCACTGATCGACACGGTCGCGAAGGTGCTGCGACCGGTCATCTGGCTGCTGTCGAAGTCGACCGACGTCGTCGTACGCATCGTCGGTGGCGATCCCAATGCGGCCAAGGAAGAGATGACCGGCGACGAGCTGCGCGGCATCGTCGCGTCGTCGGAGTCCCTGTCCGGCGACGAGCGGCAGCTGATCGGCGACGTACTCGACGCGGGTGAGCGAGCCCTGCGCGACGTGATGCTGCCGCGCACCCAGGTTGCTTTCCTGGACGCAAGAATGACTGCCAGCAAGGCGATCGCCGAAGCCCGCACGTCGCCGCACTCTCGCTATCCGGTGATCGAGTCGAGCCCGGACGACGTCATCGGGTTCGTGCATATCCGCGATCTGCTGCTGCCTGCAGGCCCGGTCGACCGCACGCTCACCGTGCGCGATCTGACCCGCGACGTCGTACGCCTTCCCGGCTCGAAGAAAGTGCTTGCCGCGATGTCGGAGATGCGCCGCGGCGGCTACCACCTCGCGATCGTGGTCGACGAGTACGGCGGCACCGACGGGATCGTCACGCTCGAAGACCTGATCGAGGAGATCATCGGCGACATCCGCGACGAGTACGACGCCGACGAGGCCGCGCCGCACCGCCTGGCCGGCGGGGAGTTCTCGGTCGATGGCCGCACCAACCTCTGGGAGTTCACCGAGCTGACCGGCATTGAGCTGCCCGAGGGCCCCTACGAGACGGTCGGCGGGTTCATGATGGCCACGCTCGGCCGAATCCCGCGGGTCGGCGATGAGGTCACGGTCGATACGCTTCGGCATTCCGGCTCACTGACCGTCACCGAACTCGACGGGCGCCGCGCGTCTCGCGTCCTGGTGACCGCCGTCGTCAAGCAGGACGACGACGAGATCGACCCGGATACCGCACCACAGGCAGCAACGGCACAGGAAGGCACCACGTGA